The following coding sequences are from one Ovis canadensis isolate MfBH-ARS-UI-01 breed Bighorn chromosome 7, ARS-UI_OviCan_v2, whole genome shotgun sequence window:
- the SEMA6D gene encoding semaphorin-6D isoform X10 produces the protein MRFFLLCAYMLLLLISRLRAVSFPEDDEPLNTVDYHYSRQYPVFRGRPSGNESQHRLDFQLMLKIRDTLYIAGRDQVYTVNLNEIPKTEVIPNKKLTWRSRQQDRENCAMKGKHKDECHNFIKVFVPRNDEMVFVCGTNAFNPMCRYYKLNTLEYDGEEISGLARCPFDARQTNVALFADGKLYSATVADFLASDAVIYRSMGDGSALRTIKYDSKWIKEPHFLHAIEYGNYVYFFFREIAVEHNNLGKAVYSRVARICKNDMGGSQRVLEKHWTSFLKARLNCSVPGDSFFYFDVLQSITDIIQINGIPTVVGVFTTQLNSIPGSAVCAFSMDDIEKVFKGRFKEQKTPDSVWTAVPEDKVPKPRPGCCAKHGLAEAYKTSIDFPDETLSFIKSHPLMDSAVPPIADEPWFTKTRIRYRLTAIAVDHSAGPHQNYTVIFVGSEAGVVLKVLAKTSPFSLNDSVLLEEIEAYNHAKCNAENEEDRKVISLQLDKDHHALYVAFSSCVIRIPLSRCERYGSCKKSCIASRDPYCGWLSQGACGRVSPAMLLLTEDLFAFHNHSAGGFEQDTEYGNTAHLGDCHGVRWEVQSGESNQMVHMNVLITCVFAAFVLGAFIAGVAVYCYRDMFVRKNRKIHKDAESAQSCTDSSGSFAKLNGLFDSPVKEYQQNIDSPKLYSNLLTSRKELPPNGDTKSMVMDHRGQPPELAALPTPESTPVLHQKTLQAMKSHSEKAHGHGASRKETPQFFPSSPPPHSPLSHGHIPSAIVLPNATHDYNTSFSNSNAHKAEKKLQNIDHPLTKSSSKRDHRRSVDSRNTLNDLLKHLNDPNSNPKAIMGDIQMAHQTLMLDPVGPMSEVPPKVPNREASLYSPPSTLPRNSPTKRVDVPTTPGVPMTSLERQRGYHKNSSQRHSISAMPKNLSSPNGVLLSRQPSMNRGGYMPTPAGAKVDYIQGAPVSVHLQPSLSRQSSYTSNGTLPRTGLKRTPSLKPDVPPKPSFVPQTTSVRPLNKYTY, from the exons ATGAGGTTCTTCCTGCTCTGTGcctacatgctgctgctactgattTCCCGGTTGAGGGCAGTCAGCTTTCCTGAAGATGATGAGCCCCTTAATACTGTTGACTATCACT ATTCAAGGCAATATCCGGTTTTTAGAGGACGCCCTTCAggcaatgaatcacagcacaggcTGGACTTTCAGCTGATGTTGAAAATTCGAGACACACTTTATATTGCTGGCAG GGATCAAGTTTATACAGTAAACTTAAATGAAATCCCCAAAACAGAAGTCATACCAAACAAG AAACTCACATGGCGGTCAAGACAACAGGATCGAGAAAACTGTGCTATGAAAGGCAAGCATAAA GATGAATGCCACAACTTTATTAAAGTATTTGTTCCAAGAAACGATGAGATGGTTTTTGTTTGTGGCACCAATGCGTTTAATCCCATGTGTAGATACTATAAG ttgAATACCTTAGAGTATGATGGAGAAGAAATTAGTGGCCTGGCAAGATGCCCATTTGATGCCAGACAAACTAATGTTGCCCTTTTTGCTG ATGGGAAGCTGTATTCTGCCACAGTGGCTGACTTCTTGGCCAGTGATGCTGTTATTTATCGAAGCATGGGTGATGGATCTGCTCTTCGTACAATAAAATATGATTCCAAATGGATCAAAG AGCCACACTTTCTGCATGCCATAGAATATGGAAACTACGTCTACTTCTTCTTTCGAGAAATTGCTGTAGAACATAATAACTTAGGCAAG GCTGTCTATTCCCGTGTGGCCCGCATATGTAAAAACGACATGGGTGGCTCCCAGCGGGTCCTGGAGAAACACTGGACTTCGTTTCTGAAGGCTCGGCTCAACTGTTCTGTCCCTGGAGATTCCTTTTTCTACTTTGATGTTCTGCAGTCTATTACGGACATAATACAAATCAATGGCATTCCCACGGTGGTAGGGGTGTTTACCACACAGCTCAACAG CATTCCTGGTTCTGCAGTCTGTGCGTTTAGCATGGATGACATTGAAAAAGTATTCAAAGGACGGtttaaagaacagaaaactcCAGATTCTGTTTGGACAGCGGTCCCTGAAGACAAAGTACCAAAGCCAAG GCCTGGCTGTTGTGCAAAGCATGGTCTTGCCGAAGCTTATAAAACCTCCATCGATTTCCCTGATGAAACCCTGTCATTCATCAAATCCCACCCCCTGATGGACTCAGCCGTCCCACCCATTGCTGACGAGCCCTGGTTCACAAAGACTCGGATCAG GTACAGACTGACAGCCATCGCTGTCGACCATTCTGCCGGACCCCACCAGAACTACACAGTCATCTTTGTTGGCTCAGAAGCTGGCGTGGTGCTTAAAGTTTTGGCGAAGACCAGCCCTTTCTCTTTGAATGACAGCGTATTACTGGAAGAGATTGAAGCGTACAACCATGCAAA GTGCAATGCTGAAAATGAGGAGGACAGAAAGGTCATCTCATTACAGTTGGATAAAGACCATCATGCTTTATATGTGGCATTCTCCAGCTGCGTCATCCGCATCCCCCTCAGTCGCTGTGAGCGTTATGGATCATGTAAAAA GTCTTGCATTGCATCTCGAGACCCATACTGTGGCTGGTTAAGCCAAGGGGCCTGTGGCCGAGTGAGCCCAGCGATGCT GCTGTTAACTGAAGACTTGTTTGCTTTCCATAACCACAGCGCTGGAGGATTTGAGCAAGACACAGAATATGGCAACACGGCCCATCTAGGGGACTGCCACG GTGTACGATGGGAAGTCCAGTCTGGAGAGTCCAACCAGATGGTCCACATGAATGTCCTCATCACCTGTGTCTTTGCAGCTTTTGTCTTGGGTGCGTTCATTGCAGGTGTGGCAGTCTACTGTTACCGTGACATGTTTGTTCGGAAAAACAGAAAGATCCATAAAGATGCAGAATCTGCCCAGTCATGCACAGACTCCAGTGGAAGTTTTGCCAAGCTGAATGGTCTCTTTGACAGCCCTGTCAAGGAATATCAACAAAATATCGATTCTCCCAAATTATATAGTAACCTGCTGACCAGTCGGAAAGAGCTGCCACCCAATGGAGATACAAAATCCATGGTCATGGACCATCGAGGCCAACCTCCTGAGTTGGCTGCTCTCCCCACTCCTGAGTCTACACCTGTGCTTCACCAGAAGACCCTGCAGGCCATGAAGAGCCACTCAGAAAAGGCCCATGGCCATGGAGCTTCCAGGAAAGAAACCCCCCAGTTTTTTCCTTCGAGTCCTCCACCCCATTCCCCACTAAGTCACGGGCATATCCCCAGTGCCATTGTTCTTCCTAATGCTACCCATGACTACAACACTTCTTTCTCAAACTCCAATGCTCACAAAGCTGAAAAGAAGCTTCAAAACATTGACCACCCTCTTACAAAGTCATCCAGTAAAAGAGATCACCGGCGTTCTGTGGATTCCAGAAATACTCTCAATGATCTCCTGAAGCATCTAAATGACCCAAATAGTAACCCCAAAGCCATCATGGGAGACATCCAGATGGCCCACCAGACCCTAATGCTGGATCCCGTGGGACCTATGTCTGAGGTCCCGCCCAAGGTCCCTAACCGCGAGGCATCTCTCTACTCTCCTCCCTCGACTCTTCCCAGAAATAGCCCAACCAAGCGAGTGGATGTTCCCACCACTCCTGGAGTTCCGATGACTTCTTTGGAAAGACAGAGGGGTTATCATAAAAATTCCTCCCAGAGGCACTCTATATCGGCTATGCCTAAAAACTTAAGTTCACCAAATGGTGTTTTGTTATCTAGACAGCCTAGTATGAACCGTGGAGGGTACATGCCCACGCCTGCAGGGGCAAAGGTGGATTATATTCAGGGAGCACCAGTGAGTGTTCACCTACAGCCTTCCCTCTCCAGACAGAGCAGCTACACCAGTAATGGCACCCTTCCCCGGACGGGACTAAAGAGGACACCGTCCTTAAAACCGGACGTGCCACCAAAGCCTTCATTTGTTCCTCAAACCACCTCCGTCAGACCACTGAACAAATACACTTACTAG
- the SEMA6D gene encoding semaphorin-6D isoform X6, producing the protein MRFFLLCAYMLLLLISRLRAVSFPEDDEPLNTVDYHYSRQYPVFRGRPSGNESQHRLDFQLMLKIRDTLYIAGRDQVYTVNLNEIPKTEVIPNKKLTWRSRQQDRENCAMKGKHKDECHNFIKVFVPRNDEMVFVCGTNAFNPMCRYYKLNTLEYDGEEISGLARCPFDARQTNVALFADGKLYSATVADFLASDAVIYRSMGDGSALRTIKYDSKWIKEPHFLHAIEYGNYVYFFFREIAVEHNNLGKAVYSRVARICKNDMGGSQRVLEKHWTSFLKARLNCSVPGDSFFYFDVLQSITDIIQINGIPTVVGVFTTQLNSIPGSAVCAFSMDDIEKVFKGRFKEQKTPDSVWTAVPEDKVPKPRPGCCAKHGLAEAYKTSIDFPDETLSFIKSHPLMDSAVPPIADEPWFTKTRIRYRLTAIAVDHSAGPHQNYTVIFVGSEAGVVLKVLAKTSPFSLNDSVLLEEIEAYNHAKCNAENEEDRKVISLQLDKDHHALYVAFSSCVIRIPLSRCERYGSCKKSCIASRDPYCGWLSQGACGRVSPAMLLLTEDLFAFHNHSAGGFEQDTEYGNTAHLGDCHDMEVSSSSVTAMASIPEITPKVIDTWRPKLTSSRKFVVQDDPNTSDFTDPLSGVRWEVQSGESNQMVHMNVLITCVFAAFVLGAFIAGVAVYCYRDMFVRKNRKIHKDAESAQSCTDSSGSFAKLNGLFDSPVKEYQQNIDSPKLYSNLLTSRKELPPNGDTKSMVMDHRGQPPELAALPTPESTPVLHQKTLQAMKSHSEKAHGHGASRKETPQFFPSSPPPHSPLSHGHIPSAIVLPNATHDYNTSFSNSNAHKAEKKLQNIDHPLTKSSSKRDHRRSVDSRNTLNDLLKHLNDPNSNPKAIMGDIQMAHQTLMLDPVGPMSEVPPKVPNREASLYSPPSTLPRNSPTKRVDVPTTPGVPMTSLERQRGYHKNSSQRHSISAMPKNLSSPNGVLLSRQPSMNRGGYMPTPAGAKVDYIQGAPVSVHLQPSLSRQSSYTSNGTLPRTGLKRTPSLKPDVPPKPSFVPQTTSVRPLNKYTY; encoded by the exons ATGAGGTTCTTCCTGCTCTGTGcctacatgctgctgctactgattTCCCGGTTGAGGGCAGTCAGCTTTCCTGAAGATGATGAGCCCCTTAATACTGTTGACTATCACT ATTCAAGGCAATATCCGGTTTTTAGAGGACGCCCTTCAggcaatgaatcacagcacaggcTGGACTTTCAGCTGATGTTGAAAATTCGAGACACACTTTATATTGCTGGCAG GGATCAAGTTTATACAGTAAACTTAAATGAAATCCCCAAAACAGAAGTCATACCAAACAAG AAACTCACATGGCGGTCAAGACAACAGGATCGAGAAAACTGTGCTATGAAAGGCAAGCATAAA GATGAATGCCACAACTTTATTAAAGTATTTGTTCCAAGAAACGATGAGATGGTTTTTGTTTGTGGCACCAATGCGTTTAATCCCATGTGTAGATACTATAAG ttgAATACCTTAGAGTATGATGGAGAAGAAATTAGTGGCCTGGCAAGATGCCCATTTGATGCCAGACAAACTAATGTTGCCCTTTTTGCTG ATGGGAAGCTGTATTCTGCCACAGTGGCTGACTTCTTGGCCAGTGATGCTGTTATTTATCGAAGCATGGGTGATGGATCTGCTCTTCGTACAATAAAATATGATTCCAAATGGATCAAAG AGCCACACTTTCTGCATGCCATAGAATATGGAAACTACGTCTACTTCTTCTTTCGAGAAATTGCTGTAGAACATAATAACTTAGGCAAG GCTGTCTATTCCCGTGTGGCCCGCATATGTAAAAACGACATGGGTGGCTCCCAGCGGGTCCTGGAGAAACACTGGACTTCGTTTCTGAAGGCTCGGCTCAACTGTTCTGTCCCTGGAGATTCCTTTTTCTACTTTGATGTTCTGCAGTCTATTACGGACATAATACAAATCAATGGCATTCCCACGGTGGTAGGGGTGTTTACCACACAGCTCAACAG CATTCCTGGTTCTGCAGTCTGTGCGTTTAGCATGGATGACATTGAAAAAGTATTCAAAGGACGGtttaaagaacagaaaactcCAGATTCTGTTTGGACAGCGGTCCCTGAAGACAAAGTACCAAAGCCAAG GCCTGGCTGTTGTGCAAAGCATGGTCTTGCCGAAGCTTATAAAACCTCCATCGATTTCCCTGATGAAACCCTGTCATTCATCAAATCCCACCCCCTGATGGACTCAGCCGTCCCACCCATTGCTGACGAGCCCTGGTTCACAAAGACTCGGATCAG GTACAGACTGACAGCCATCGCTGTCGACCATTCTGCCGGACCCCACCAGAACTACACAGTCATCTTTGTTGGCTCAGAAGCTGGCGTGGTGCTTAAAGTTTTGGCGAAGACCAGCCCTTTCTCTTTGAATGACAGCGTATTACTGGAAGAGATTGAAGCGTACAACCATGCAAA GTGCAATGCTGAAAATGAGGAGGACAGAAAGGTCATCTCATTACAGTTGGATAAAGACCATCATGCTTTATATGTGGCATTCTCCAGCTGCGTCATCCGCATCCCCCTCAGTCGCTGTGAGCGTTATGGATCATGTAAAAA GTCTTGCATTGCATCTCGAGACCCATACTGTGGCTGGTTAAGCCAAGGGGCCTGTGGCCGAGTGAGCCCAGCGATGCT GCTGTTAACTGAAGACTTGTTTGCTTTCCATAACCACAGCGCTGGAGGATTTGAGCAAGACACAGAATATGGCAACACGGCCCATCTAGGGGACTGCCACG ACATGGAGGTATCTTCATCTTCTGTTACCGCAATGGCAAGTATCCCAGAAATTACACCTAAAGTGATTGATACCTGGAGACCTAAACTGACCAGCTCCCGGAAATTTGTAGTTCAAGATGACCCAAACACTTCTGATTTTACTGATCCTTTATCAG GTGTACGATGGGAAGTCCAGTCTGGAGAGTCCAACCAGATGGTCCACATGAATGTCCTCATCACCTGTGTCTTTGCAGCTTTTGTCTTGGGTGCGTTCATTGCAGGTGTGGCAGTCTACTGTTACCGTGACATGTTTGTTCGGAAAAACAGAAAGATCCATAAAGATGCAGAATCTGCCCAGTCATGCACAGACTCCAGTGGAAGTTTTGCCAAGCTGAATGGTCTCTTTGACAGCCCTGTCAAGGAATATCAACAAAATATCGATTCTCCCAAATTATATAGTAACCTGCTGACCAGTCGGAAAGAGCTGCCACCCAATGGAGATACAAAATCCATGGTCATGGACCATCGAGGCCAACCTCCTGAGTTGGCTGCTCTCCCCACTCCTGAGTCTACACCTGTGCTTCACCAGAAGACCCTGCAGGCCATGAAGAGCCACTCAGAAAAGGCCCATGGCCATGGAGCTTCCAGGAAAGAAACCCCCCAGTTTTTTCCTTCGAGTCCTCCACCCCATTCCCCACTAAGTCACGGGCATATCCCCAGTGCCATTGTTCTTCCTAATGCTACCCATGACTACAACACTTCTTTCTCAAACTCCAATGCTCACAAAGCTGAAAAGAAGCTTCAAAACATTGACCACCCTCTTACAAAGTCATCCAGTAAAAGAGATCACCGGCGTTCTGTGGATTCCAGAAATACTCTCAATGATCTCCTGAAGCATCTAAATGACCCAAATAGTAACCCCAAAGCCATCATGGGAGACATCCAGATGGCCCACCAGACCCTAATGCTGGATCCCGTGGGACCTATGTCTGAGGTCCCGCCCAAGGTCCCTAACCGCGAGGCATCTCTCTACTCTCCTCCCTCGACTCTTCCCAGAAATAGCCCAACCAAGCGAGTGGATGTTCCCACCACTCCTGGAGTTCCGATGACTTCTTTGGAAAGACAGAGGGGTTATCATAAAAATTCCTCCCAGAGGCACTCTATATCGGCTATGCCTAAAAACTTAAGTTCACCAAATGGTGTTTTGTTATCTAGACAGCCTAGTATGAACCGTGGAGGGTACATGCCCACGCCTGCAGGGGCAAAGGTGGATTATATTCAGGGAGCACCAGTGAGTGTTCACCTACAGCCTTCCCTCTCCAGACAGAGCAGCTACACCAGTAATGGCACCCTTCCCCGGACGGGACTAAAGAGGACACCGTCCTTAAAACCGGACGTGCCACCAAAGCCTTCATTTGTTCCTCAAACCACCTCCGTCAGACCACTGAACAAATACACTTACTAG
- the SEMA6D gene encoding semaphorin-6D isoform X5: MRFFLLCAYMLLLLISRLRAVSFPEDDEPLNTVDYHYSRQYPVFRGRPSGNESQHRLDFQLMLKIRDTLYIAGRDQVYTVNLNEIPKTEVIPNKKLTWRSRQQDRENCAMKGKHKDECHNFIKVFVPRNDEMVFVCGTNAFNPMCRYYKLNTLEYDGEEISGLARCPFDARQTNVALFADGKLYSATVADFLASDAVIYRSMGDGSALRTIKYDSKWIKEPHFLHAIEYGNYVYFFFREIAVEHNNLGKAVYSRVARICKNDMGGSQRVLEKHWTSFLKARLNCSVPGDSFFYFDVLQSITDIIQINGIPTVVGVFTTQLNSIPGSAVCAFSMDDIEKVFKGRFKEQKTPDSVWTAVPEDKVPKPRPGCCAKHGLAEAYKTSIDFPDETLSFIKSHPLMDSAVPPIADEPWFTKTRIRYRLTAIAVDHSAGPHQNYTVIFVGSEAGVVLKVLAKTSPFSLNDSVLLEEIEAYNHAKCNAENEEDRKVISLQLDKDHHALYVAFSSCVIRIPLSRCERYGSCKKSCIASRDPYCGWLSQGACGRVSPAMLLLTEDLFAFHNHSAGGFEQDTEYGNTAHLGDCHDMEVSSSSVTAMASIPEITPKVIDTWRPKLTSSRKFVVQDDPNTSDFTDPLSGIPKGVRWEVQSGESNQMVHMNVLITCVFAAFVLGAFIAGVAVYCYRDMFVRKNRKIHKDAESAQSCTDSSGSFAKLNGLFDSPVKEYQQNIDSPKLYSNLLTSRKELPPNGDTKSMVMDHRGQPPELAALPTPESTPVLHQKTLQAMKSHSEKAHGHGASRKETPQFFPSSPPPHSPLSHGHIPSAIVLPNATHDYNTSFSNSNAHKAEKKLQNIDHPLTKSSSKRDHRRSVDSRNTLNDLLKHLNDPNSNPKAIMGDIQMAHQTLMLDPVGPMSEVPPKVPNREASLYSPPSTLPRNSPTKRVDVPTTPGVPMTSLERQRGYHKNSSQRHSISAMPKNLSSPNGVLLSRQPSMNRGGYMPTPAGAKVDYIQGAPVSVHLQPSLSRQSSYTSNGTLPRTGLKRTPSLKPDVPPKPSFVPQTTSVRPLNKYTY; encoded by the exons ATGAGGTTCTTCCTGCTCTGTGcctacatgctgctgctactgattTCCCGGTTGAGGGCAGTCAGCTTTCCTGAAGATGATGAGCCCCTTAATACTGTTGACTATCACT ATTCAAGGCAATATCCGGTTTTTAGAGGACGCCCTTCAggcaatgaatcacagcacaggcTGGACTTTCAGCTGATGTTGAAAATTCGAGACACACTTTATATTGCTGGCAG GGATCAAGTTTATACAGTAAACTTAAATGAAATCCCCAAAACAGAAGTCATACCAAACAAG AAACTCACATGGCGGTCAAGACAACAGGATCGAGAAAACTGTGCTATGAAAGGCAAGCATAAA GATGAATGCCACAACTTTATTAAAGTATTTGTTCCAAGAAACGATGAGATGGTTTTTGTTTGTGGCACCAATGCGTTTAATCCCATGTGTAGATACTATAAG ttgAATACCTTAGAGTATGATGGAGAAGAAATTAGTGGCCTGGCAAGATGCCCATTTGATGCCAGACAAACTAATGTTGCCCTTTTTGCTG ATGGGAAGCTGTATTCTGCCACAGTGGCTGACTTCTTGGCCAGTGATGCTGTTATTTATCGAAGCATGGGTGATGGATCTGCTCTTCGTACAATAAAATATGATTCCAAATGGATCAAAG AGCCACACTTTCTGCATGCCATAGAATATGGAAACTACGTCTACTTCTTCTTTCGAGAAATTGCTGTAGAACATAATAACTTAGGCAAG GCTGTCTATTCCCGTGTGGCCCGCATATGTAAAAACGACATGGGTGGCTCCCAGCGGGTCCTGGAGAAACACTGGACTTCGTTTCTGAAGGCTCGGCTCAACTGTTCTGTCCCTGGAGATTCCTTTTTCTACTTTGATGTTCTGCAGTCTATTACGGACATAATACAAATCAATGGCATTCCCACGGTGGTAGGGGTGTTTACCACACAGCTCAACAG CATTCCTGGTTCTGCAGTCTGTGCGTTTAGCATGGATGACATTGAAAAAGTATTCAAAGGACGGtttaaagaacagaaaactcCAGATTCTGTTTGGACAGCGGTCCCTGAAGACAAAGTACCAAAGCCAAG GCCTGGCTGTTGTGCAAAGCATGGTCTTGCCGAAGCTTATAAAACCTCCATCGATTTCCCTGATGAAACCCTGTCATTCATCAAATCCCACCCCCTGATGGACTCAGCCGTCCCACCCATTGCTGACGAGCCCTGGTTCACAAAGACTCGGATCAG GTACAGACTGACAGCCATCGCTGTCGACCATTCTGCCGGACCCCACCAGAACTACACAGTCATCTTTGTTGGCTCAGAAGCTGGCGTGGTGCTTAAAGTTTTGGCGAAGACCAGCCCTTTCTCTTTGAATGACAGCGTATTACTGGAAGAGATTGAAGCGTACAACCATGCAAA GTGCAATGCTGAAAATGAGGAGGACAGAAAGGTCATCTCATTACAGTTGGATAAAGACCATCATGCTTTATATGTGGCATTCTCCAGCTGCGTCATCCGCATCCCCCTCAGTCGCTGTGAGCGTTATGGATCATGTAAAAA GTCTTGCATTGCATCTCGAGACCCATACTGTGGCTGGTTAAGCCAAGGGGCCTGTGGCCGAGTGAGCCCAGCGATGCT GCTGTTAACTGAAGACTTGTTTGCTTTCCATAACCACAGCGCTGGAGGATTTGAGCAAGACACAGAATATGGCAACACGGCCCATCTAGGGGACTGCCACG ACATGGAGGTATCTTCATCTTCTGTTACCGCAATGGCAAGTATCCCAGAAATTACACCTAAAGTGATTGATACCTGGAGACCTAAACTGACCAGCTCCCGGAAATTTGTAGTTCAAGATGACCCAAACACTTCTGATTTTACTGATCCTTTATCAGGTATCCCAAAGG GTGTACGATGGGAAGTCCAGTCTGGAGAGTCCAACCAGATGGTCCACATGAATGTCCTCATCACCTGTGTCTTTGCAGCTTTTGTCTTGGGTGCGTTCATTGCAGGTGTGGCAGTCTACTGTTACCGTGACATGTTTGTTCGGAAAAACAGAAAGATCCATAAAGATGCAGAATCTGCCCAGTCATGCACAGACTCCAGTGGAAGTTTTGCCAAGCTGAATGGTCTCTTTGACAGCCCTGTCAAGGAATATCAACAAAATATCGATTCTCCCAAATTATATAGTAACCTGCTGACCAGTCGGAAAGAGCTGCCACCCAATGGAGATACAAAATCCATGGTCATGGACCATCGAGGCCAACCTCCTGAGTTGGCTGCTCTCCCCACTCCTGAGTCTACACCTGTGCTTCACCAGAAGACCCTGCAGGCCATGAAGAGCCACTCAGAAAAGGCCCATGGCCATGGAGCTTCCAGGAAAGAAACCCCCCAGTTTTTTCCTTCGAGTCCTCCACCCCATTCCCCACTAAGTCACGGGCATATCCCCAGTGCCATTGTTCTTCCTAATGCTACCCATGACTACAACACTTCTTTCTCAAACTCCAATGCTCACAAAGCTGAAAAGAAGCTTCAAAACATTGACCACCCTCTTACAAAGTCATCCAGTAAAAGAGATCACCGGCGTTCTGTGGATTCCAGAAATACTCTCAATGATCTCCTGAAGCATCTAAATGACCCAAATAGTAACCCCAAAGCCATCATGGGAGACATCCAGATGGCCCACCAGACCCTAATGCTGGATCCCGTGGGACCTATGTCTGAGGTCCCGCCCAAGGTCCCTAACCGCGAGGCATCTCTCTACTCTCCTCCCTCGACTCTTCCCAGAAATAGCCCAACCAAGCGAGTGGATGTTCCCACCACTCCTGGAGTTCCGATGACTTCTTTGGAAAGACAGAGGGGTTATCATAAAAATTCCTCCCAGAGGCACTCTATATCGGCTATGCCTAAAAACTTAAGTTCACCAAATGGTGTTTTGTTATCTAGACAGCCTAGTATGAACCGTGGAGGGTACATGCCCACGCCTGCAGGGGCAAAGGTGGATTATATTCAGGGAGCACCAGTGAGTGTTCACCTACAGCCTTCCCTCTCCAGACAGAGCAGCTACACCAGTAATGGCACCCTTCCCCGGACGGGACTAAAGAGGACACCGTCCTTAAAACCGGACGTGCCACCAAAGCCTTCATTTGTTCCTCAAACCACCTCCGTCAGACCACTGAACAAATACACTTACTAG